tgacaagctggttcATAATGTAGCTACCTCTGTTCCTTGAGATTCATAAAGCCCCTCATAATTCATATTACATTCTTATATTTCTGCATagctgagaaattatatattttcaaattcatgatttagagttcttttccatttACCTTTTTTCTGAGACATAGCCACACCCTTGACTCTTGCTGTTtgtaattatcatggagtcattaatatTAACAAGGAGGACTTTCCTCAGAGGGAAAGAGCAGTGGGTCCTCAGAAGGACCCACTGCTAGTGGGtccaaaatatatgtaaattattacacaaacaagcctTTCGCCCACAGCCATCAGCACTTCTGGATGCCCACTCTGGGGCTCTGTcgcaggggcaggaaccatgtcactctGTCCCCACCAGGGCCATGTTCAGCTCGGTAGGGACATGATGGAAAGGCTGTTCAGGTAAAAACAACTAACAGTGTCCATGGAATTCCTGCATAATTCCGCcataaattttaattcttttgtaGTATTTTTGGCTATGGTCATAGAACATAAACATTTCTTATCAAGGGACACACATGATGACAGTCACTACaaaaattttgctttttattgaAATTTTGAATATGGGTAAGCTCCCCTAGGCCATTAGGAGTATGCTACCTTAAAGAGAATGGAGAAAGTGGAGATGAAGTGGTGATagttaaaagaagagaaagataaagGCTAGTTTAACCCATCCTCATTTTTAATACTCtgtcatctttttgttttagcCTGGTCAGTCTTAGAATTgcaacagaaaacagagacacaCCTGTCAAGCCAAGCAGAAAACTGAATATCCCATGGGAATCCTTTCCACAGGAAATCAAACTGTCACTGAGTTTGTACTTCTTGGTTTCCATGAAGTCCCTGGGCTGCACCTCCTGTTTTTTTCTGTGTTCACCATCCTCTATGCCTCCATCATCACAGGGAACATGCTCATtgcagtggtggtggtgagctCCCAGAGGCTTCACACACCCATGTATTTCTTTCTGGTGAATCTGTCCTTCATAGAGATTGTCTATACCTCCACAGTGGTGCCCAAAATGCTGGAAGGCTTCTTACAGGAGGCCACCATATCTGTGGCTGGCTGCTTGCTCCAGTTCTTTGTTTTTGGCTCTCTGGCCACAGATGAGTGTTTTCTGCTGGCTGTGATGGCATATGATCGATATCTCGCAATTTGTCACCCTCTACGATACCCACACCTCATGGGGCCTCAATGGTGCCTGGGGTTGGTGCTCACAGTCTGGCTGTCTGGCTTCATGGTAGATGGACTAGTTGTTGCTCTGATGGCCCAGTTGAGATTCTGTGGCCCCAACTTAGTTGATCACTTTTACTGTGATTTTTCACCTTTGATGGTCCTGGCTTGCTCAGATACCCAAGTGGCCCAGGTGACTACATTTGTTCTCTCTGTGGTCTTCCTGACTGTCCCCTTTGGGCTGGTTCTGATCTCCTATGCTCAGATTGTAGTGACTGTGCTGAGAGTTCCTTCTGGGACCAGAAGAACCAAGGCCTT
Above is a window of Mus musculus strain 129S1/SvImJ chromosome 17 genomic scaffold, GRCm38.p6 alternate locus group 129S1/SvImJ 129S1/SVIMJ_MMCHR17_CTG3 DNA encoding:
- the Olfr96 gene encoding olfactory receptor 96 — protein: MGILSTGNQTVTEFVLLGFHEVPGLHLLFFSVFTILYASIITGNMLIAVVVVSSQRLHTPMYFFLVNLSFIEIVYTSTVVPKMLEGFLQEATISVAGCLLQFFVFGSLATDECFLLAVMAYDRYLAICHPLRYPHLMGPQWCLGLVLTVWLSGFMVDGLVVALMAQLRFCGPNLVDHFYCDFSPLMVLACSDTQVAQVTTFVLSVVFLTVPFGLVLISYAQIVVTVLRVPSGTRRTKAFSTCSSHLAVVSTFYGTLMVLYIVPSAVHSQLLSKVIALLYTVVTPIFNPVIYTLRNQEVQQALRRLLYCKPTEM